CTTCCAAATAATCTTGTGGGATGGGGAGTGCATCTGGCAGTGCAGTGAaaggggctcccggggctgagccaggctgggTTGGAAGCAGCAGCGATGCTCACACGACTTTACCAGTGGCTGAGCCAACATCCAGCTTGCTCCGGGTGTTTAATTTTCACTaatctgtttgggtttttttaattatctgcAAACAAGGTGCCTTCTTCACGGAATAACAAtggtgctggggacagtgggcggctgggctgtgcccacacCCCTTCCCTGCGCTCAGCACCGCTCTGAAATTTTACCCGGGACTTGTTTGTCTGTCCTTATCCATCATCAGTCACAGGATTCCGCCCTGCTCACCGGCATCTGCATGCAGCAGGAGCGAGTCCTGCTCAGCTGGTGTGCAAAAGCCTTCGCAATCACCCTGTGCTACGGAGCTGGAGGAGGGTTTAAATACAAGGCTCTTTAATAAGATGAAAAGAGCCCTTTCTTTCCCCACTGGTTTTCTGCTTGCTCTTTCATGCTGCAGGAGCCCTCGGGTTGTGTCAGGGCCTGCCTCTCCGTGGGCTGACAGGTTTCCTAACTCCCTGCACTGTCAGCACTGTACCAGGAACAGCAAATACCActtgcagcagctggaggaggaggaaggccaGGTCAGAGCAGTGCCTGGCCTcgtgtgtttgggttttttcctccaaaacatCCTCAGCGGCACCGGTGACCTGCAGAAAACCCTGTGCCTCATTGTGTGCAGCAGGAAAATGGGTCTAATCCCGTTTACCTGTCTCCTCCAGAGCTGGCTGTGGTGTTTGATTCATGTCAGCAGCTTGGCTGGTGACTGCGGGATGAATGACGCTATATAAATGCAAAGTGTTATTAATATTTCATGTTGTAGTGAAAATGTACTAATGGGGCTTGTTCCTGGAAGATAAAGTACTGCCATTAATACACCTTTGTGTCCCCTGCACTGGGGACTCACCTGTGGAGGAATGGAGGGGCACTACCTGGAGCAGAAACTGCCCATCACACCTGGCAGCTCCCCAAAAGAGGGGATTTTAACCCAGAGAGACACAAAGAGCCACATCTGACATGCACAAAATTAGGGGTACCAGGGGCAGAACGTCCCCCCCACCCACCACTGGGTGCTGGTGGATGGGTGCTGCTCTGggccctccctgcctgcccatgggggacccagcccctgggaacccCCTGCCCGGCACAGCCACTACACAggcatgttaaaaaaataaaaatgggctTGTTTGATTTCAAACTGCAGAACTCTTCCCTGGAGCCATCCGCAAACACTGGTAATTTACTTTACAGCTGTTTAGATTTGTTtctctacattttttttaaaccccaGCAGAATTGCAAATGAAATGtgtgtttgctcctcaaatgaCTCCAGCTGTACCTGAACTCCTGCACCCCACACCTCCTTGGACTCCCTCCCCTCCGAcccccatccctgcaccccACAGCTGTGAGATGGGGGTCAGACCTCCAAGAGGGGGTTCTTTGAGCTGGGGGTTATTTTGGGAGGGCTCCAGATTCGGGTATCAAGGAGGGGTGATGGAGAAGAGACTTGTGCCAGCTTGCAGGTGAGGGGAGCACAGGTAAGCAGTTAATTAATTGACAGTGAAATTATCAACTGCCACCCACTTAATAGAGGGTGGTGATGGATAAAGACTCTGCTAAATTATTGCCATGGTGCAAAGTTTCAATAAAAAAGGATTATAAAGGGCAGTGTTGGGCTGAGGTTCTCAGCGCTGTGGGCAGGGACTCCCAGGGCTTCGGCCACTTTGGAGGAAGGGGGAATGGGTGCAGGGAAGGCATGGAGGGACCCCAGGTTGTGCTGAACATCCCTGCGGAAGCTGAGGACTGAGCCCCGAGCTCCCACCCCTGCCCACGGCGGAGCAGCCGGCTCAGCCCTTCCCGGCACGGCAGCGCTGCGGGGCCGCCCTTCGCCTTGGGAAATCTGACATTCCATGGGACACGTGGGGATCCGCCAGGAGCCTCATCCCTTCCCCCGGGAATCTCCTCCTCGCTCCCGGGAGCTCGGGGGTGACTCATGTGCGCTCTTTCGTGCCGGGCGATGcgctcctgccctgggcaggcgcCGAGCCGCAGCAGCGCCGCCGAGGGACACCCGCAGGTGAGCGGCCTGGGGACCCCCTCTGCCGCGacccccggcccccaggaggtGGGGAGGGCCCTGGGGAAgtgcctctgcccagcctggcaccaggGAGATGGGCACTGCCGGCAGCGtgcacagggaaggaggaatCTGGGGTTTGAGCGGCTGCCACGGGAGGGACGAGAGCCGGGAGCGCCCGTGGTCACCCCACTCCTGCGGGTGGGTGCAGTggctgagctgtgcagagcaggggaTGTGTTCACCCCTCGGCGAGGGGGGATCTTGTTATTTCACCGGTAGGCAAAATATTTAAGGAGAGGCAATGGCAAACGCAGCCCTGGGAGTCTTTGCTGCAGCTCCACGGCGCATGGGGTGCGTTCATCTGGCACGATGCAAGTCAAATCAGAGGGCAAACCGGGGTCAAATCGGCCACGCAGGGGGCTGGGCTTGGTGAAAATTGGTAGTTTTGGCTGCCCGGCTCCACGGCAGCCCCTCCGCCGTGCCGTGGGCTCCCGGTGCGCGGGGACACGGAGCGGGGGCACCGGGCTCCTCCTGCGCTGCCCCGGGGAGCCACGGCAGATTCCAGCGATGGGAGAGGACGCGGCAGCGGAGTCACGCCCCGGCTGCTCCGATTTGGTGTCTGCCTGGGCCAGGCCTGGCAACGTCAGGGAAATTAATAACAAATACCTGGGCAACGAGGCGGGAGCAGGGgcgggatggggctgagccgtGCACCGGAGGTGGCTGGAggatgctgtggctgtggcagaAACCTCGAGCGTTGTCACGTCCCCGTCCACAGTGGGGACAGTGCTTGGAGGACGCGTGTCACCCAGAGCAGGTCTGTGCTGCCAGCGGTGTCCCTGCGTGCCAGCACAGGTCAGAGATGGTCCCAGCAGCATGGCTCGGTGCTGTGAGGCACACAGGGGATCCGGAGGggaatttctgctgctgcttcagtgtCTGTGTGTTCTTTCTTCCCAGGCTGGCTAACAGGATCGGGGAGCCATGAACTGGGGGTCGTTTGAGGGGCTCCTCCGTGCCGTCAATGTGTACTCCACAGCCTTCGGCCGCATCTGGCTGTCCCTCGTCTTCATCTTCCGCCTGCTGGTCTACGTGGTGGCGGCCGAGAAGGTCTGGAGCGATGACCACAAGGACTTCGATTGCAACACGCTGCAGCCGGGCTGCACCAACGTCTGCTTCGACCACTTCTTCCCCGTCTCCCACATCCGCCTCTGGGCCCTGCAGCTCATCCTGGTGACGTGTCCGTCCCTCCTGGTCCTCATGCACGTGGCCTACAGGGAGGCCAAGGAGGAGAGGCTCCGTGAGATCAAAGGGGACAACTACCGCCGCATCTACCCCAACCCCGGCAAGAAGCGGGGCGGGCTCTGGTGGACGTACCTGCTCAGCCTCATCTTCAAGGCCAGCGTGGACGTGGTCTTCCTCTACATCTTCTTCCGCTTCTACAGGAACTACACCCTGCCCCGGGTGGTGAAGTGCGAGCTGCCACCCTGCCCCAACGTGGTGGACTGCTTCATCTCCCGGCCCACTGAGAAAAACATCTTCACGCTCTTCATGGTGGTCACCACCTGCATCTGCGTGGTGCTGAACATCATTGAGGCCACCTACCTGATCGGGAAGAGGTGCCACGAGTGCCTGGAGGCcggaggaggggacagccggcgGCACAGCCACGACTGCCCCGTGTCCTGCGCCGACCCCGTGGGCacgggcaggcaggtgttccaCGGGGCTGACTACAAACCCCCCACGGCCACCATCCCGCTCACAGCCTCCTGCCCCACCACGCTGTCTGAGGATGAGGCTCAGTCCTAGAGCTGCCCACCTGGCCTGCAACTCCCtggctgctcttcctcctctgtgctCCAGTGCAGGAGTGCTGAGGGTGGCAGCACCCTGGAGTTGGGCTGTGCTTGAGGGGTCTCTGCCTCTCCTGTCCTGGGAAAGGCACTTCACATCAACCTGCTGAATCTGGGGGAAAGCAGGGGCTGTAGAACACgtgctgtccctggcagtgacagggagcagcagctccatggcagctGTGAACTGACAGTGGTGTCCAGACTCTGAGCCTGTACCAGCCAGGACAGACACCCTGATCCCCCAGGAAACCCGTCTCCCTATCTCTCACCCTTCATCAGCCACTCTGTGGGTGTCAGGGTCACCTCAAACTGATGCAATTGTCATTAATAACACTTATTAGTTGAGTGGGGACAAGAGCAGGTCCTTGGTGCTGCAACCACCGTGGTGAAGCGCAGGCGTGAGGATCCGGCCAGGCAGGCAGAGCCCGCTGTGAGCTGCTGGATCATCCTGCCTGGCCAGGGCAAAACACCTGAGCAAAACAGCCaaacagaggagaggaaaaacacCCCAAGCATTGATTAAATAATACCATTAAATGTCAGAATCTGATCTCGTTTATTGCTGTAATACATCGCGTTCGGCCGTGACACGGGCAGTGCTGCCATTTCCGAGGCCATCAGAGGCAGCTGAGCATTAGCTGGCATGAATAATTAACAATAATTTCATGGCAAATGCACTCACAAGCAACATTAACACTGAACATGCAGCTCGATCTGTTACTGGTTTAGCTTTACTCGGAGGGTGTGATAATCATTTTTTCCACAAGCCGTGGCAGGGCCAGCgctccctggctctgtcccaAAAGCGGCACGGGGGGCGAGGGAAACCATCGCTGTGTCCTCTGTGTGACTGAGGCCATTCTCAGTGAGAGATCATTGCAGTGATCCAGCTGAGACCCTCCATGGGTAAAACAGCTCTTTCCCACAGTGGGGGGGAGGCTGAGGGGCTGCTGCACCCAAGGGAATgctggggatgggcagggctgaAGGGAAGCCAAGAGCAAGCAGGATGGGAGGGCAGGGACTGAACCAGCCACTGGTGGGGGTGAGGATGGTGGAGAAGCCCTGAGGGAATCCTGGCCACGGGCCCAGAGCCCgcagcagctccttgtgctGACACAGGGACTTTGGGGACCTTTGGGGTCAGAGATACAGATCATGAAATACACAGGGAATTTTCTCCACTTCTCAGGggaagctgtgctggcactgccttcCCTCTATCCACTCCTCTGCTGGATTCTCCACCTGGAAGTTTTCTTTAGGAAGTGCATAACGTCAGAGGACACAAGTTGTTCTTTGTGTGCGAGCATTGCTCCGAATTAAAGAGCATGGGCTGGgctgtttgttttccagcaAGGTTGGCcactcctgctgcaggctggagaGTAAAACCACGAGGAGTTCCCCTCTGCAGGCActaatggggacagggatgagcCCCAGGAAAACCACCCAGTCCCACTTCCACGCACcaaagcacagctggagctgctgccccttGCGAGACACCTGAATTTCCACTTGCTGGATGTTGTTGGGCTGTTTTGTCGTGCTCAGAGCAAACACTGcatgtcggaatctgaggtattgatgatcccgagattgtagaaagtctctgccgcagctctgtcctgcagggcagcgtgtggggctctgccctcagtgggatgtgacaaacattcaataccagaaactccctgggctggatttacaagaacgtgccaatatctgtcacctacgttggacagtgtgtccccagcctgaaccaacagaaaaatgccaacaccacagtgagacatggagggtgtgaagaaggagaaaaaggacaaggcacacccaatttcctccatcttgtcccctttggacccctaatctagaatcctaaaattttacttttgcacccgtgccacacttaattattactaatatcaaacactcagagcttgtaattgatcctgtaagattgaaaactcttttccatgggcagagatcacagccagtgtctctgggggctctgtccaggggggttcctgacccctgccagggtcccagacctgccagggcagccagagggaagctctggattcccacagctgcagagctctgggtgtcTTGCACTATCCAGACTGGGGATAAGCAGCAGTCAGCCAGAAAAACGGGAGCATTTGACTGCTTGTTCTGATATTGGTGCTGCAAAAACAGGGGTCTGGATACTGGGATATCTCCTGGGATGCAGGGTCAGCAAACCAGGGGGTGTGTCACAATAAGAGCTGAATATTTCCCAGATTTTACATCCTCACACAGGAAATGCCCTGTATTTCCTTGTGGGGTCCCAGAAGACCTCCTAAATTTTGGGGTGAGAGGATTTTAAAGAAATCCACCACTaactccagcccaggcagggatgTGGAGGGGATTGCGTGCACAGGTCAGGGTAAATTTGCCTTCCCAGCTTGGGCTTGTTTCTGCCCTGGCCAAAACTTGCCTGTTTGCTGGGAATGAGGAGAATCTCTCTGATTTAtgtccagccctggctgtggctcTCAGGACCCCATGACTCCTCTGCCCCTGTTCTTGCGGGGGAGTCTTGTCCCTGGAGGGGGACAGCTGTTGGCAGGCAGAATCCTGCCAAGCTTCATTTAAGACTCTTCTAAAAAGGGTCTTGGGGGTTTTTCCTGCTCATTTGGCATGCACCAGCTCcactgtttgggttttttcctttatggAAGAGCCAAGGTTGGTCTCCCTAAGTCACTGGGTGTTTCAGTGCTCACATCTGGCACTGAGGCCTCTCAGCCTTCACCCTGCTGTGTCGGAGCGGGGTGGCACCAGGGTGACAcgtcctgggcacatccctgaaGCTCCCAAGTGCTGAGATCTGCAGAACCACGCTGGCACCTTGCCCCTGCGCCCCCGCTACCAGCGTGGGTGCAGGGATGTGCCCCTTGACGGATTTATGGATTTCTCCAAACACCCAGCTCAGCATTCCAAACACTGCAAGcatgggctgctccagctccccacCCAGCTGCCTGAGGGGGATCTTCTGCCTGTGCCCAATGCACCTGAATTTTCTCACCATGACCACATGGCCACTCCAGAAATTCCAAAACTGCAGGcaagaggctgcccaggggtGATTTGGCTCTTCAGCTGGCCCCTACAGGGTTTggcc
This is a stretch of genomic DNA from Lonchura striata isolate bLonStr1 chromosome 26, bLonStr1.mat, whole genome shotgun sequence. It encodes these proteins:
- the LOC110484292 gene encoding gap junction beta-5 protein → MNWGSFEGLLRAVNVYSTAFGRIWLSLVFIFRLLVYVVAAEKVWSDDHKDFDCNTLQPGCTNVCFDHFFPVSHIRLWALQLILVTCPSLLVLMHVAYREAKEERLREIKGDNYRRIYPNPGKKRGGLWWTYLLSLIFKASVDVVFLYIFFRFYRNYTLPRVVKCELPPCPNVVDCFISRPTEKNIFTLFMVVTTCICVVLNIIEATYLIGKRCHECLEAGGGDSRRHSHDCPVSCADPVGTGRQVFHGADYKPPTATIPLTASCPTTLSEDEAQS